GATGTATTGTTTGGCCCTGCTTATAAGGGCATTCCAATTGCGACGACCACAGCAGTTGCATTGGCTGACCATCATGACATCGATACACCTTATTGCTTTAACCGTAAAGAGAAAAAAGAACACGGTGAAGGTGGCAATTTAGTCGGTGCTGACCTAGCAGGTCGTATTATGTTGGTTGATGATGTTATTACAGCGGGTACTGCGATTCGTGAGTCTATGGAATTAATTCAAGCGAAAGGGGCAACCCTTGCTGGCGTATTGATTGCGTTAGATCGCCAAGAAAAAGGCAAAGCTGAGTTATCTGCCATTCAGGAAGTTGAACGTGATTTTAATACGCAGGTTATTTCGATTGTTAAACTGAATGACTTAATCAGCTACTTAGCACAAAAGCCTGAAATGCAAGATCACCTAGACAATGTGACGGCGTATCGTGAGCAATACGGTGTTAGCTAATTGCTAGCTACCCGCTTCATTTAAAGACAAGTTTAAATAGTAAATGAGATGATGAGCAGTCATCTCATTTTTATTTGCTGGTTTTACTATTAAATCCACTGCTATAATCAGCACCGTTTTCCATCCTATTGCTAATCACTTACTTTATGTGTGTTGTAATGTTTATTACACCTGTCTATAAATAACAGTGAGTTAGCAGCTACATTTCAAACAAGATCTTATTTATGACCGATTTAACCACGCACAAATCATCTCGTAGAAGACTACAAATAGCATTAATGCTGACTTGCACGTTTATGGTTATTCAATTGTTGGGTGCGTATTTTTCTAATTCACTGGCAGTATTAGCTGATGCCAGTCACTTGTTTGTTCATAACAGCTCATTATTTATTGCCTTGATAGCATCTTATTTAGCCGTAAAAATCGCCCATAACTATTCTGATGGTTTTCGAAGAGCAGAACTGACCGGAGGATTAATTAACGCGATTTTATATTTATTAATCAGCGGTATTATTTTGTGGGAAGGAGGGGAGCGGTTGTTCGCTCATCAACATGGCGATCACCATGAAGTAAACACATTTCTAATGTCTACCATCTCTGGTGTTGGGTTTTTATTTCACACCGCTGCCGCGTTTGTGCTTTATAAAGGGCGCAACGAAAGTATTAATGTGTACGCGGTATTTTTGCATACCTTTTTTGATGTGCTGTCTACTGTGATTACGTTCGTATCGGGAGTGGCAATTCATTACACCGGCTGGGCTGTAATTGACGTGATGTCGAGTATGCTCATTACGTTATTCGTGCTATATACCGGTATCAAATTGCTGTATGGATGTGTCACTGGCTTGTTAAAAAGCGATCAACGGATACCACCGATTGGTCGAATAGAAAGTATTATTAAAACGGTAGAGCATATTGGTAGTGTGCATAACCTTTATGTGAAAAATGCAGATGGTAAAGTGTATTTTGGTGCACATATAGTGCTAAAAGGAACTTGCACAAAAGAAAAGCATGATGAATTGTGTCGTTACGAAGTAGAAACGCTATTAAAAGAGCGGTTTAATATTGAACATAGCGTGTTACAAATTGAGGCTGCACCAACGAATGGATCTGAGCAGTGTAACGCACAGCACCATTAACTTCAGCATTATAACCAGTGAAAGGTGCTATACACATAGTGAATATGGGTTAGCACCTGCTCATTTTGTCAGTAGTAAACTTGGCTAACTAGTTCCAGCTAAGCTCTATTGCTTTCCATTGTTCGGCAAAGTTTTCTAATGGGCTACGTTTAAATTCAGAACGAACAAATTGATTAATTCTGCCTTCAACATAAGCCAGTAAAAAGTTTGCAAACTGCGCTTCATCTACTGTAAAGGTTTTGCTTTCTCGTAACTTTCGCTCACGCAGCACTTGCTTAAGCTGAGTTTCTAACTTGTCGAATAATGCTGCAATTCGATCTCGTAAACGATCTTGCTCACCCATTAGTGCATCACCCGTTAAAATACGACTAATGCCCGGGTTCTTTTCAGCAAAACCCAGAATTAATTGCATAATTTGGTAGATGCGATTAATGGTGGTTTTTTCCTTTTCAAGGATCATATTAATGCGAGATAAAAGGCTATCTTCAATAAAGTCGATTAGTCCTTCAAACATCCGAGCTTTACTCGGAAAATGACGATACAAGGCCGCCTCTGATACACCAACCTGTTTGGCGAGGGCGGCGGTAGTGATGCGTTGGCCATGGCTTGTTTCAAGCATGGTAGCTAAACTTTGTAAAATATCTTCTTTACGGTTACTGCGTTTATTTGCTGGCATCATACATCCTTATTTTTTACCAGAATGACCAAAGCCACCTTCACCACGTTCCGAGGCATCAAAGTTGTTTACTAGATTAAAGCTAGGTTGCACTACTGGCATAAATACTAACTGCGCAATGCGATCACCCACTTCAACAGTAAAGCTTTCATTACCACGGTTCCATAAAGACACCATTAGTGGGCCTTGGTAATCAGAATCAATTAATCCTACTAAGTTGCCTAACACGATGCCATGTTTATGGCCTAATCCTGAGCGAGGAAGGATAGTGGCGCAATAGCCAGTGTTTTCTATATGAATAGATAGTCCAGTTGGAATTAAGTGTGTTTCGCCAGGCAGTACTGTTAAAGGCTGTTCAAGACATGCTCTTAAATCCATTCCTGCTGAACCCGGAGTGGCGTATTCTGGTAATGGGAATTCGTTGCCAATACGTGAGTCAAGAATTTTTACATCAATAGAATTTAAACTCATAACGATCTATTTTGCCTTTATTTTTGGTTATCGAATTGTTGTTTTATCACTTTCATCAGTGACATAGCGAGGGATGTTTTTGAAGCGCATGGTAACGAACAGTGCTCGTTCTGCCAAAATACGTTTAATGCATTATTGTCGCTGTTAAAACCTTGCCCTGCTATCGACACGTCATTGGCGCAAATCATGTCTAGCTTTTTGCGCTTCATTTTATCTTTTGCGTACTTTTCAACATCTTGCGTCTCGGCTGCAAAGCCAACAGTAAACGGACGGTGCTCAGTTAGCCCTGCAACAGCTGCAACAATATCTGGATTTTTAACCATCCGCAGGGTGATTTCGTCAGTCGACTTCTTAATTTTTTGATCAGCTATATCTACAGGTCGATAATCTGCTACCGCCGCACACGCAATAAAGATATCGCTTTGTTTGGCATGTATTAGCGCTTCATCGTGCATTTGCTGTGCTGACTCAATTGCGATTGCGTTAGCGTTCACTGGGAGAGGTAATTGAATCGGTCCGTGAATTAAATTAACCTGTGCGCCTAAGTCTAAACAGGCTTGAGCTAACGCAACGCCCATTTTTCCCGAACTGTGATTGCTAATATACCGTACAGGGTCGAGCGCCTCGCGGGTAGGACCTGCAGTGATGGTAACGGTTGTGTTGGCTAATAGCTGGGGCGATTGCGTTGCCTCATCCTGAGCGGTTATTTGCTGTTGGATATGTTCAAGAATTTCAGCAGGCTCCAACATACGACCTGGGCCAATATCACCACAAGCTTGCTCACCTTGGGCAGGTCCCCAAATATGAAATTGTTTTTGTTGTAATTGAGCTAAGTTATGAACCGTAGCAGGCGCTTTGTACATTTGTTGGTTCATGGCGGGCACTAATGCTATAGGAGCATCAGTGGCGAGTATAAGCGTAGTAAGTAAATCATTAGCCATACCTGCGTTAATTCTCGCTAATACATCAGCAGACGCTGGCGCAACCACAATTAAGTCGGCCCATTTTGCCAGCTCTATGTGTCCCATTGCCGCTTCGGCGGCAGGATCTAGCAAATCATCAGCAACCGGGTTACCCGATACTGCTTGCATGGTAAGCGGAGTAATAAATGATTTCGCTGCGCTTGTCATTACTACGCGTACATTTGTCTGGTGATCTTTTAAACGCCTGACAAGTTCCGCACATTTATAAGCAGCAATACCACCACTTATTCCAATTAATATATTACGGTTAGTTAACACGCTCATAACTTAATGTTAAGCTCTTAAAATGTATTGCCCGCTACCACACTGTAAACTTGGTTAAGCTTGCTTGCACAGTCATGTGCCTAACTAGCAGGAAAACCAAGGCGTACAGCGTAATTTAGCTAACAATAACGAGAAAAAATTTGCCCATAAGATAACACATTTATAATCAATTGTGCGTCTTAGGATATGGAATTTAATAAAAGGAATTAGCAATGCAAATTACCGCATTACCGCAACACGATCGTCCTCGAGAAAAGCTACTAATTAAAGGTGCTCATGCATTAAGTGATGCTGAGTTACTCGCCATTTTTTTACGAACAGGCATTAAAGGCGTAAATGCTATTGAGTTGGCAATGCAGTTGCTAGAACAGTTTGGTAGTTTACGCGAACTATTAAGCAGCCCGTATGACAATTTTTGTGAAAAGAAAGGGCTTGGACAAGCAAAGTTTGTTCAATTACAGGCCGTGATGGAAATGGCTCGTCGTTATTACCATGAAACCCTTGAACGAGAAGACGCGTTAACGTCACCAGATGCGGTTAAGCAATATTTATCAGCACAACTGCGCGATCAACCGTATGAAGTTTTTGCTTGTATGTATTTAGATAGCCAGCATCGAGTGATTAAATTCGAGCCGCTGTTTTACGGCACGATTGACAGTGCAGCGGTTTATCCAAGAGTGGTCGTGCAAAAAGTGTTGGAAAAGAACGCAGCAGCCGTGATTTTAAGCCACAATCATCCATCAGGTGTGGCTGAGCCTAGTCAAGCAGATAAAGTGATTACACGACGCTTACAGGAAGCACTTAAATTAATTGACGTGAGAGTGCTTGATCACTTTGTAGTTGGGGACGGAAATATTGTATCATTCGCGGAGCGCGGCTTAATTTAATGTGACGTGATTTTATTTCGAACATATTATATTGAATATATTAGGTACAAAACGTGGTGAAAGGAATTTACCTACCACGTTAAATTAAGCGTGATGTAATTATTTTTTAGTCAAAAAAGAGTAGCGCTTTTGTGATGAGCAAAAACCTTGCTACGCCATAGTCTTAGAGGCTTTAAGGCTGCATTTTTGATAGTAAAAAGATTAAATTAAAAGCAAATAAAGCTTGATCTTATAGGCCGTTTCGAGTATAAATTGCGCCCTTTCAAGATTCCCGGGGCGACTTAGTGGGCCATAAGGGTAAAGAATTAGCTTAAGCTGAGAGTAATTGAGGAAAGTTTAAAATGTCTAAAGTTTGCCAAGTAACAGGTAAGCGTCCAGTGGTTGGTAACAACCGTTCGCACGCGAAAAATGCTACTAAGCGTCGTTTTTTGCCTAACCTACAGAGCCATCGTTTCTGGGTTGAAAGTGAAAACCGCTTTGTAAAACTACGTCTATCTACTAAAGGTATGCGTGTTATTGATAAAAAAGGTATCGACGCGGTACTAACTGAGATCCGCGCTCGCGGTGAAAAAATTTAAGGAACCTGAGTCATGCGTGATAAGATTCGTTTAGTTTCTACAGCTGGTACTGGTTATTTTTATACTACTGATAAAAATAAGCGTAACATGCCTGAAAAAATGGAAATCAAAAAGTACGATCCTAAGGTTCGTAAGCACGTGATTTTCAAAGAAGCAAAAATTAAATAATTAGTGTTCGTCACTAATTTTTAAAAACCCGGCCTTGGTCGGGTTTTTTGTTTTTTAAGCCTACATAATGTAGATTAATTACATTGGCTCGCGTAAGCCATAATCATTTTTTACCATCACTTTATTCATTGAACTAGAACCGAGAGCCCATGATTCGACTTAGTAAGAAAGGTTGGAATAATGTTCTTATATTTTCCATGCTAGCCATGATTATGTTATTTAATGGTATGCATAAAAAGATCATGGAAAGTA
This is a stretch of genomic DNA from Flocculibacter collagenilyticus. It encodes these proteins:
- a CDS encoding cation diffusion facilitator family transporter — protein: MTDLTTHKSSRRRLQIALMLTCTFMVIQLLGAYFSNSLAVLADASHLFVHNSSLFIALIASYLAVKIAHNYSDGFRRAELTGGLINAILYLLISGIILWEGGERLFAHQHGDHHEVNTFLMSTISGVGFLFHTAAAFVLYKGRNESINVYAVFLHTFFDVLSTVITFVSGVAIHYTGWAVIDVMSSMLITLFVLYTGIKLLYGCVTGLLKSDQRIPPIGRIESIIKTVEHIGSVHNLYVKNADGKVYFGAHIVLKGTCTKEKHDELCRYEVETLLKERFNIEHSVLQIEAAPTNGSEQCNAQHH
- the pyrE gene encoding orotate phosphoribosyltransferase — protein: MKQYKKDFIEFALEKQVLKFGEFTLKSGRKSPYFFNAGLFNTGRDLARIGRFYAQALIEAKCEFDVLFGPAYKGIPIATTTAVALADHHDIDTPYCFNRKEKKEHGEGGNLVGADLAGRIMLVDDVITAGTAIRESMELIQAKGATLAGVLIALDRQEKGKAELSAIQEVERDFNTQVISIVKLNDLISYLAQKPEMQDHLDNVTAYREQYGVS
- the rpmB gene encoding 50S ribosomal protein L28, which produces MSKVCQVTGKRPVVGNNRSHAKNATKRRFLPNLQSHRFWVESENRFVKLRLSTKGMRVIDKKGIDAVLTEIRARGEKI
- the coaBC gene encoding bifunctional phosphopantothenoylcysteine decarboxylase/phosphopantothenate--cysteine ligase CoaBC; its protein translation is MSVLTNRNILIGISGGIAAYKCAELVRRLKDHQTNVRVVMTSAAKSFITPLTMQAVSGNPVADDLLDPAAEAAMGHIELAKWADLIVVAPASADVLARINAGMANDLLTTLILATDAPIALVPAMNQQMYKAPATVHNLAQLQQKQFHIWGPAQGEQACGDIGPGRMLEPAEILEHIQQQITAQDEATQSPQLLANTTVTITAGPTREALDPVRYISNHSSGKMGVALAQACLDLGAQVNLIHGPIQLPLPVNANAIAIESAQQMHDEALIHAKQSDIFIACAAVADYRPVDIADQKIKKSTDEITLRMVKNPDIVAAVAGLTEHRPFTVGFAAETQDVEKYAKDKMKRKKLDMICANDVSIAGQGFNSDNNALNVFWQNEHCSLPCASKTSLAMSLMKVIKQQFDNQK
- the radC gene encoding RadC family protein, with product MQITALPQHDRPREKLLIKGAHALSDAELLAIFLRTGIKGVNAIELAMQLLEQFGSLRELLSSPYDNFCEKKGLGQAKFVQLQAVMEMARRYYHETLEREDALTSPDAVKQYLSAQLRDQPYEVFACMYLDSQHRVIKFEPLFYGTIDSAAVYPRVVVQKVLEKNAAAVILSHNHPSGVAEPSQADKVITRRLQEALKLIDVRVLDHFVVGDGNIVSFAERGLI
- the rpmG gene encoding 50S ribosomal protein L33 translates to MRDKIRLVSTAGTGYFYTTDKNKRNMPEKMEIKKYDPKVRKHVIFKEAKIK
- the slmA gene encoding nucleoid occlusion factor SlmA; amino-acid sequence: MPANKRSNRKEDILQSLATMLETSHGQRITTAALAKQVGVSEAALYRHFPSKARMFEGLIDFIEDSLLSRINMILEKEKTTINRIYQIMQLILGFAEKNPGISRILTGDALMGEQDRLRDRIAALFDKLETQLKQVLRERKLRESKTFTVDEAQFANFLLAYVEGRINQFVRSEFKRSPLENFAEQWKAIELSWN
- the dut gene encoding dUTP diphosphatase; its protein translation is MSLNSIDVKILDSRIGNEFPLPEYATPGSAGMDLRACLEQPLTVLPGETHLIPTGLSIHIENTGYCATILPRSGLGHKHGIVLGNLVGLIDSDYQGPLMVSLWNRGNESFTVEVGDRIAQLVFMPVVQPSFNLVNNFDASERGEGGFGHSGKK